In the genome of Streptomyces aquilus, the window GGGGACGGCGGGCCCGGTGTTGGTGACGGTGAGGACGGCGTGCCGGCCGTGGCAGCGCACGGTGACGTCGACGGTCCCGTCGGGCACGTTGTAGTAGGCGGCGTTGTGGACGAGGTTGGCCACCAGGCGTTCCAGCAGCGCGGTGTCACCGGCGACCTGGGCGGGCTCGGTGCGGTCCACGATCCGTACGCCGTGCCGCTGGTTGTGGGGCAGCTGGGTGAGCAGGACGGACTCGACGACCTCGGCGAGGTCGACGGGCTCGGTGCGGTCCATGCCCCGCTCGCTGACGGCCAGGGTGAGCAGGGACTCCAGCAGGGCGCCCTGGTGGGTGCTGATCCGCAGCAGGCGTTCGAAGTTCTCGCGGAACGACTCGGCGGTGGCGTCGGGGTCGAGGAGACACTCCTCCAGCAGGGCGCGTTCCACGGTGAGCGGGGTGCGCAGTTCGTGGGCGGCGTTGGCGACGAACCGTTTGTGGGACTCCAGGGCGGCTTCCAGCCGGTCGAGGAGGCCGTCGACGCTGTCGGCGAGGTCGCTGATCTCGTCGCCGGGGCCCTCGACGGCGAGCCGCTCGTGGACGTTGCGGGCGGAGATGCTGCGGATGCCGGCGGTGACGGTGCGCATGGGGCGCAGCACCCGGCGGGCCAGCAGCCAGCTGAGCACGACGGAGAGACCGGCCATGATGGCGAGGGCGATACAGGACTGCACGAGCAGGTCGTGCATCTGCGCTTCGTGCATCCGGGCGGCCTGGTCGCGGAGCTGGGCGTCGAGCGCGAACTCGGGTGGCGGGGCGTCGCCGCCCTGGCCGCCGGGCTGGATGTGGATCGTGGGCTGCCGGCCGGCGTCCCCGTTGATCTCGTACTTGACGACGCTGCTGTGGGTGGGCCGGTTGACCAGCAGATAGGTCATGCCGAGCAGGACGGCGCCGGACGCGATGAACAGCAGGCCGAAGAGGACCGCGAACCGGACCCGCACCCGGCGCGGTGTCAGGCGCCGGGCGACGGCGCGCAGCCAGGACGCGGGGGCGGAGCGCAGGACGCGGTCGCGGGCTCGGGCGAGCCGGACGAGGACGGGCGGCGCCATGTCAGACCCGGTAGCCCCGGCCGGGCACGGTCTGGATCACCGAGGCGTCGAGGAGCTTGGCGCGGAGCCGGTTGACGGTCGCCTTGACGGTGGTGGTGCCGGGGTCGGCGACCTCGTCCCACACCTTGGCGAGCAGCTCGTCGGCGGGGACGGTCCGTCCCTCGGCGCCGAGCAGATAGGCGAGCACGCCGAACTCCTTGGTCGTGAGCGGCAGTTGGGTGCCGGAGTGGCTGGCGGTGCGGCGCGCGGGGTCCAGGCGCAGGGCGCCGCGGACCAGTTCGGGCTGGCGCTCCGGGTGGGCGCGGCGGCCGAGGGCGCGGGTGCGGGCGAGGAGTTCGGGCCAGGCGAAGGGTTTGGCGAGGTAGTCGTCGGCGCCGAGACCGAGGCCCTCGACGCGGTCGGCGATGGAGGCGGCCGCGGTGAGCATGAGCACCTTGGTGCGCACACCCTTGGCGGCGAGCTCGCCGCAGACGTCGTCGCCGTGCACGCCGGGGAGGTCACGGTCGAGGACGACGACGTCGTAGTCGACCTCCTCGACGAGGTCGAGCGCGGTCGAGCCGTCGTAGGCCGTGTCGACCGCGAGGCCCTGGCGGCGGAAGACTCTGGTGATCGAGTCCGCGAGCTCCGTGTGATCCTCGACCACCAGTACCCTCATCATTCCCCCTACGAGACACGCGCCACGGACCCCAGGCTGCCCCACCCCCGGTCACAGCCGGGTTACCACCTTCACAGGCTGGCGCACGGCCCCCCGCGCCGCAACAACGCTCCTCGGCCGGGCGTCAGATCCGGTAGCCGACGTGCGGGAGCGTCTCGATGACCGGCGGGTCGCCGAGCTTGCGGCGCAGCCGGCTCACGGTGACCTTGACCGCGTTGCTGAACGGGTCGGCGTCCCGGTCCCAGGCCCGCTCCAGCAGCTCCTCGGCGGAGACGACGGCACCGCCGGCGGCGAGCAGCACCTCCAGGACGGCCATCTCCTTCGGCGACAGCTCCAGCCTGCGCCCGCCGCGCAGCACGGTGCGGCGGGCCGGGTCGAGCTCGATGTCACCGCGGACGAGGACGGGCGGCACGGCGGGCTGGTCGCGTCTGTCCAGGGCCTGGACGCGGGCGATGAGCTCGGCGAAGGAGAAGGGCTTGGCGAGGTAGTCGTCGGCGCCGAGATCCAGCCCGTCGACCCGGTCGGCGAGCGTCCCGGCGGCGGTGAGCATCAGCACCCGCGACGGACAGCCCTGCCGCACCAGCGCCCGGCAGATGTCGTCCCCGTGCACGAGCGGCAGGTCACGGTCGAGTACGACGACGTCGTAGGCCCCGGTGGCGGCCCGGCTCAGCCCCTGCTCGCCGTCGTGCGCGAGCTCGACCTCCATGGCATGCCGCCGCAGCCCCCTCGCGACACTCTCCGCGAGATCCTTGTGGTCCTCCACGATCAGTACGCGCATGTCCCCACCCTGACACCCGGAAGGTCACCCAGGGGTAACAAGCAGACACGGCAGGCACGACCGCGCCTGCTCTCGGAGCCCCCTGTCGGATTCGAACCGACGACCTACGCATTACAAGTGCGTTGCTCTGGCCATCTGAGCTAAGGAGGCAGACGTACGGCTGTCGCGTACGCGCCCGTGCAGTGTACCCAGGTCCCGGCGGAGCCTTCTCGAAAATTTCGACGAAGTTCACATGCCCCGGACTACTGACAGATCCGGCGAACGCCAGGTAGCGTCCCCTCAAGTTCACCTGTGTGGACTACACCACCACCTTCCTACAACGGATCGTCCGGCACGTTCCTGCCGGTAGAAGGGGGCCCTTCACCATGGCCACTGTCTCGTTCGACAAGGCGACCCGGATCTACCCGGGTTCCGAGAAGCCCGCCGTAGACGCGCTCGACATCCAGATCGAGGACGGGGAGTTCCTCGTCCTGGTCGGCCCGTCCGGCTGCGGCAAGTCCACCTCGCTCCGCATGCTGGCGGGGCTCGAGGACGTCAACGCCGGCGCCATCCGCATCGGTGACCGCGACGTCACGCACCTGCCGCCGAAGGACCGGGACATCGCCATGGTGTTCCAGAACTACGCGCTGTACCCGCACATGACGGTCGCCGACAACATGGGCTTCGCGCTCAAGATCGCCGGCGTGCCGAAGGCCGAGATCAAGCAGAAGGTCGAGGACGCGGCGAAGATCCTCGACCTCACCGAGTACCTGGGCCGCAAGCCGAAAGCGCTCTCCGGCGGTCAGCGCCAGCGTGTCGCCATGGGTCGCGCCATCGTGCGTGAGCCGCAGGTCTTCCTCATGGACGAGCCGCTGTCGAACCTCGACGCCAAGCTCCGTGTCTCGACCCGTACGCAGATCGCGTCGCTCCAGCGCCGCCTCGGCATCACCACCGTCTACGTCACCCACGACCAGGTCGAGGCCATGACGATGGGCGACCGCGTGGCGGTCCTCAAGGACGGTCTGCTCCAGCAGATCGACACCCCGCGCAACATGTACGACCGCCCGGCGAACCTCTTCGTCGCCGGCTTCATCGGCTCCCCCGCGATGAACCTGGTCGAGGTCCCGATCGCCGACGGCGGCGTGAAGTTCGGCAAGTCGGTCGTGCCGGTGGACCGTGACGCGCTTTCCGCCGCCACGGACAAGACCGTGACCGTCGGTGTCCGCCCGGAGCACTTCGACGTGGCCGGCTCGGACGCGGAGAAGGGTCTCGCGATCACCGTGAACGTCGTCGAGGAGCTCGGCGCCGACGCGTACGTCTACGGCACCGCGAAGGTCGGCGACGACGCCAAGGACCTCGTCGTCCGCGTCAGCGGCCGTGACGTCCCGGAGAAGGGCAGCACGCTGCACGTCGTCCCGCGCGCGGGCGAGACCCACGTGTTCTCGACGTCGACGGGCGCCCGTCTGTCGGACTGACGCGACACAACCAACAACAGAACAACCCGGGGTAAATCACCCAGGTTGACGAGAAGGGCCCCGTAGACCGCTGCGGGGCCCTTCTCGCGCCCCCGGGACCGCATCCAAATACCCCGGCAGACCGGGCATTTCGAGCCGTGTGCGTCAACGCCTTACCCAATTCGAGGCACCAGTTCATCCCCCGAACCGGTGACTAAATGTCGCCAAATCATCACCCCGCGCTACCCTCACACGCGTGAAGCACTCCACTAACCCACAGACGCGACGCGGCCGGGGCCCCGCCCGCCGTATCGGCCGCACGCTCGCCCTTGTCCTGCCCGTCTTCCTGGTGCTCTCCGGGACCCTCGCGGTCACCCGGGTCAACTGGACGGGGAGCCCCTCGGACTCGGTGCTCACCGCCTCCGACATCTCGGCGGCGCGTGCGAAGGCCCGTGCCCCGCAGGACGTGCTGCGCGACAAGCTCCTGACGGAGCTCCAGGAGGAGAACCCTGGCATCGCGCTGACCCACCTCCAGGAGGCCGTCAACGACCGCCCGTCGCTCGCGAAGCACTGCGCGTCCATCGCCCGTGCGCTGGGCCGCGCGGCGGTGCGGGTGTACGGCCCGACGCGGGCGCAGTCGTACGCCCGGCCTGTCTGCGACACCTCCTTCGCCACGGGTGTGGCGGCCTCGCACACCTAGAGCCTGCCGAGGCTCACTGGAATTCGCTGTTCCACTTGTGGAGCGTTACGGCTGAATAAGAAACGGTTACCGGCAGAAGCCGCGAGCGGGACGCCACGTACAGTTCGGTCATGACCGATCCGAACGCCGCGTCCCGCCCCGTTCAAGCCGTCGTCCTGGCAGGTGGCCAGGGTTCACGGCTGCGCCCCTACACCGACGACCGGCCCAAGCCGATGGTCGAGATCCCCGGCACGGGGACGCCGATCATCGGCCATCAGCTTGCCTGGCTCGCCGAGGAGGGCGTGACCGATGTGGTGGTCAGCTGCGGCCACCTCGCCGACGTCCTGCAGAAGTGGCTGGACTC includes:
- a CDS encoding ABC transporter ATP-binding protein, with the protein product MATVSFDKATRIYPGSEKPAVDALDIQIEDGEFLVLVGPSGCGKSTSLRMLAGLEDVNAGAIRIGDRDVTHLPPKDRDIAMVFQNYALYPHMTVADNMGFALKIAGVPKAEIKQKVEDAAKILDLTEYLGRKPKALSGGQRQRVAMGRAIVREPQVFLMDEPLSNLDAKLRVSTRTQIASLQRRLGITTVYVTHDQVEAMTMGDRVAVLKDGLLQQIDTPRNMYDRPANLFVAGFIGSPAMNLVEVPIADGGVKFGKSVVPVDRDALSAATDKTVTVGVRPEHFDVAGSDAEKGLAITVNVVEELGADAYVYGTAKVGDDAKDLVVRVSGRDVPEKGSTLHVVPRAGETHVFSTSTGARLSD
- a CDS encoding response regulator transcription factor, which translates into the protein MRVLVVEDHTELADSITRVFRRQGLAVDTAYDGSTALDLVEEVDYDVVVLDRDLPGVHGDDVCGELAAKGVRTKVLMLTAAASIADRVEGLGLGADDYLAKPFAWPELLARTRALGRRAHPERQPELVRGALRLDPARRTASHSGTQLPLTTKEFGVLAYLLGAEGRTVPADELLAKVWDEVADPGTTTVKATVNRLRAKLLDASVIQTVPGRGYRV
- a CDS encoding response regulator transcription factor, whose product is MRVLIVEDHKDLAESVARGLRRHAMEVELAHDGEQGLSRAATGAYDVVVLDRDLPLVHGDDICRALVRQGCPSRVLMLTAAGTLADRVDGLDLGADDYLAKPFSFAELIARVQALDRRDQPAVPPVLVRGDIELDPARRTVLRGGRRLELSPKEMAVLEVLLAAGGAVVSAEELLERAWDRDADPFSNAVKVTVSRLRRKLGDPPVIETLPHVGYRI
- a CDS encoding sensor histidine kinase, whose translation is MAPPVLVRLARARDRVLRSAPASWLRAVARRLTPRRVRVRFAVLFGLLFIASGAVLLGMTYLLVNRPTHSSVVKYEINGDAGRQPTIHIQPGGQGGDAPPPEFALDAQLRDQAARMHEAQMHDLLVQSCIALAIMAGLSVVLSWLLARRVLRPMRTVTAGIRSISARNVHERLAVEGPGDEISDLADSVDGLLDRLEAALESHKRFVANAAHELRTPLTVERALLEECLLDPDATAESFRENFERLLRISTHQGALLESLLTLAVSERGMDRTEPVDLAEVVESVLLTQLPHNQRHGVRIVDRTEPAQVAGDTALLERLVANLVHNAAYYNVPDGTVDVTVRCHGRHAVLTVTNTGPAVPEERVDELFEPFQRMSRTAGDGHHGLGLSIVRAIAAAHDAALSARPGPHGGLVVELSFPLLVKDAERYEIWPQPRAATASK